The following coding sequences are from one Anguilla rostrata isolate EN2019 chromosome 16, ASM1855537v3, whole genome shotgun sequence window:
- the syt13 gene encoding synaptotagmin-13, whose translation MVVSAAAVLGAALGTASGVLTLCGLSLLCRSCREKRSEKDPEPDAEKQSVLHSSQQFSIEKSTESIQPRTLLEFPKIYAPTPSVTSPEVVNPPENVPDATGEPTAKGDPAAKPERGNLATEGPKEVFAVQSQDSTEETPCAPERKNGLIKSPSLLHPKLHFSLKYHPETKELHVTVIEADRVSNGAGGEGYVEGRLSTAAGQKEARTSSRHLAAHVRWEEELVLGLPGGQEKEEEEQEVEGEVALSLHSCDRFSRQANLGTVRFKLADVGMMSDADCWVDLQPPKKDVCISAGEILLSISYLPAANRLGVVVMKARGLQSDKLKDTIDLSVKLALKHQATKLRKKQTRRVKHKMNPVWNEMLMLEVPRELLARSSLELEVLNQAGGVGGQASTMGRCQLGLQAPATGLQHWQQMLDNPRKQIAMWHPLYA comes from the exons ATGGTGGTCTCCGCGGCCGCGGTCCTGGGCGCCGCGCTGGGCACCGCCTCGGGCGTCCTCACCCTCTGCGGGCTCTCCCTCCTCTGCAGGTCGTGCAGGGAGAAGCGGTCGGAGAAGGACCCGGAGCCGGACGCCGAGAAGCAGAGCGTCCTGCATTCCTCTCAGCAG TTCAGTATCGAAAAATCGACTGAGTCCATTCAGCCGCGGACTCTGCTGGAGTTCCCCAAAATCTACGCCCCGACGCCGTCGGTCACCTCTCCTGAAGTGGTTAACCCGCCCGAGAACGTTCCGGACGCGACCGGCGAGCCCACCGCCAAGGGAGACCCCGCCGCCAAGCCTGAGCGCGGTAACCTAGCGACAGAGGGACCCAAGGAGGTCTTCGCCGTCCAGAGTCAAG ATTCCACAGAGGAAACCCCCTGTGCCCCGGAACGAAAGAACGGACTCATCAaaagcccctccctccttcaccccAAACTGCACTTCTCCCTCAAGTACCACCCTGAGACCAAGGAGCTACACGTCACAGTCATAGAGG CGGATCGCGTGAGCAACGGCGCGGGGGGCGAGGGATACGTGGAGGGGCGGCTCAGCACCGCCGCGGGGCAGAAGGAGGCGCGCACCTCCTCCAGGCACCTGGCGGCCCACGTGAggtgggaggaggagctggtgctgGGGCTGCCGGGGGgtcaggagaaggaggaggaggagcaggaggtggaggGCGAGGTTGCCCTCTCCCTGCACAGCTGCGACCGGTTCTCTCGCCAGGCCAACCTGGGCACCGTCCGCTTCAAGCTGGCCGACGTGGGCATGATGTCTGACGCTGACTGCTGGGTGGACCTGCAGCCCCCCAAGAAG gatgTGTGCATATCCGCAGGTGAGATCCTCCTGTCCATCAGCTACCTGCCAGCGGCCAACCGCCTGGGTGTGGTGGTCATGAAGGCCCGTGGGCTGCAGTCAGACAAGCTGAAGGACACCATTG ACCTGTCGGTGAAGCTGGCCCTGAAGCACCAGGCCACCAAGCTGAGGAAGAAGCAGACGCGGAGGGTGAAGCACAAGATGAACCCCGTCTGGAACGAGATGCTGATGCTGGAGGTCCCCCGGGAGCTGCTGGCGCGGTCCAGCCTGGAGCTGGAGGTGCTGAACCAGGCCGGAGGCGTGGGCGGACAGGCCTCCACCATGGGCCGCTGCCAGCTGGGCCTGCAGGCCCCCGCGACCGGCCTCCAGCACTGGCAGCAGATGCTGGATAACCCCCGCAAGCAGATCGCCATGTGGCACCCCCTGTACGCCTGA